In a single window of the Ancylobacter polymorphus genome:
- a CDS encoding thioesterase II family protein, producing the protein MIARRAEACTSLPEPPPAAPPVQLRWVRRPAGAPVLICLPHAGGSVLSCLGLAAALPPHVAIATVALPGHDAPVPGSPADEAPPLADVRLLGRALASAIADDLGAALAPEGAGMTLLGNSFGALLAFETARALEREDPARAGGLHLVVSGFRSPSRPPQEAPLHRLPRAQLLAELRECFGAAGPDLGDLLGPREEAALRADLAACETYRLIDPTPLNCALSVIRLTADPSVSAEESAAWREVCAGPVGFHTLSAGHFPWSGATAAFAALIGDLIARRQASAGRLPFPPVRES; encoded by the coding sequence ATGATCGCGCGGCGAGCCGAGGCCTGCACCAGCTTACCGGAGCCGCCCCCGGCCGCGCCGCCCGTCCAGTTGCGCTGGGTGCGCCGCCCGGCGGGTGCGCCGGTGCTCATCTGCCTGCCGCATGCCGGCGGCAGCGTGCTGTCCTGCCTCGGTCTCGCGGCCGCCCTGCCGCCCCACGTCGCCATCGCCACGGTCGCCCTGCCGGGCCATGACGCGCCGGTTCCCGGCAGTCCGGCGGACGAGGCCCCGCCGCTCGCCGATGTCCGGCTTCTTGGCCGGGCGCTGGCGTCCGCGATCGCGGACGATCTCGGCGCCGCCCTGGCGCCGGAGGGGGCGGGTATGACCCTGCTCGGCAACAGCTTCGGCGCGCTGCTTGCCTTCGAGACAGCGCGGGCGCTGGAGCGGGAAGACCCTGCCCGGGCGGGTGGGCTGCATCTCGTCGTCTCCGGCTTCCGCTCGCCCAGCCGGCCGCCGCAGGAGGCGCCGCTGCACCGCCTGCCGCGCGCGCAATTGCTGGCGGAACTGCGCGAGTGCTTCGGCGCCGCCGGTCCGGACCTCGGCGACCTTCTCGGGCCGCGCGAGGAAGCGGCGCTGCGCGCCGATCTCGCCGCCTGCGAGACCTATCGGCTTATCGATCCCACGCCGCTGAACTGCGCGCTTTCCGTCATCCGCCTCACGGCCGACCCCTCCGTTTCCGCCGAGGAGAGCGCGGCATGGCGCGAGGTGTGCGCCGGCCCGGTCGGATTCCACACGCTTTCGGCCGGCCATTTTCCCTGGAGTGGCGCGACGGCCGCCTTTGCCGCCCTGATCGGCGATCTCATTGCGCGTCGGCAAGCCTCTGCCGGGCGTCTTCCCTTCCCGCCTGTCCGCGAATCATAA
- a CDS encoding ATP-binding cassette domain-containing protein, translated as MSNRHFDWFKKHETEDEVQHKLQRLYALACERLAIKPDKGFIAAAMAANPDEARRDPVRRVAHHLFTYKLAMPSGAWGLLGLGLLHSVLLEVAREDGKKPAPVRIARADAHDLNGLAGRLLLPDVDQKDVRRAAAFVEYLLKTKGPRGFLKFGRKIAANGNVDAACEAVAGASTGALELKWQDEIRAGTPERGPTHLVMWVAKAAARHKMLLFWFLAANAVQILYAVYVPLWLQTLFDEGIKPSNVEVIRTYIGYLTWGFLAASFFGVILDYSVAKLGPRILNDLRARMFAKINRMDARELASSDTDAIIADFSNDLTVVEKAVIWAVPGLFSKGLMLIGSVAVAFTLDTQLAIATLVSLMIAFWLPRGFSKRAVRYNYERGAEDARVAHVVKETLLMQRVIRIFGLRELQAKLFTTQLARLFKASYHQYFSSGLVGRMTSFGVSAAQLLVIGLGALQSVDGQVSSGTIVAFITLLLTIGGAAGFIGAQLPLLIQGVGGLERVQALLGKPDAAPDPERPEDIGGKVRSLTFDEVSFSYDGTAATLDKVSLSIDCPRRVMVVGPSGSGKSTLLRLIENQFSPRSGHVRVNGVDIRMLGEAQLRSLISLVPQETILFQGSVRENIRMGKLGASDAEVEAAAKAADIHPIIMALPDGYDTDVGEGGSKLSGGQRQRIAIARAILHDPQIMLLDEATSALDPASRVAVEETLRKVTQGRTVVAVTHDLTQCEHADLVYVVKAGRVVESGTHAALLEAEGVYADLWERSVIAGAEGVVPREQLLERLRKRPLLQGLAPGFLENLLARMSVETVGPDTVLIEDGRPADRLIFITQGEAQQSVRLPDGTFMSVEVLEAGDALGENTVLEHAEEFTRVVTRKPCHLLTIDRATLRGLLAAHPDVEQKIVSTFAPRYEAMMKHYAWLKLQVPSQ; from the coding sequence ATGTCCAACCGGCATTTCGACTGGTTCAAGAAGCACGAAACCGAGGATGAGGTGCAGCACAAGCTGCAGCGCCTTTATGCGCTGGCCTGCGAGCGGCTTGCGATCAAGCCAGACAAGGGCTTCATCGCCGCTGCCATGGCCGCCAATCCCGATGAGGCGCGTCGCGATCCGGTGCGGCGCGTCGCGCATCATCTGTTCACCTACAAGCTGGCGATGCCGAGCGGCGCCTGGGGGCTGCTCGGGCTTGGTCTTTTGCATTCGGTGCTGCTGGAAGTGGCGCGCGAGGACGGCAAGAAGCCCGCGCCGGTTCGCATCGCGCGCGCCGACGCCCATGACCTCAACGGGCTGGCCGGGCGGCTTCTGCTGCCGGACGTCGATCAGAAGGATGTGCGCCGCGCCGCAGCCTTCGTCGAATATCTCCTGAAGACAAAGGGGCCGCGCGGCTTCCTGAAATTCGGGCGCAAGATAGCCGCCAATGGCAATGTGGACGCGGCCTGCGAGGCGGTGGCGGGGGCCTCTACCGGGGCGCTCGAACTGAAATGGCAGGACGAGATCCGTGCCGGCACTCCGGAGAGGGGCCCGACCCATCTGGTGATGTGGGTGGCGAAGGCGGCGGCGCGGCACAAGATGCTGCTGTTCTGGTTTCTTGCCGCCAATGCGGTGCAGATCCTTTACGCCGTCTATGTCCCGCTTTGGCTGCAGACGCTGTTCGACGAGGGCATCAAGCCCAGCAATGTCGAGGTGATCCGCACCTATATCGGCTATCTCACCTGGGGTTTCCTCGCCGCCTCCTTCTTCGGCGTCATACTCGACTATTCCGTCGCCAAGCTCGGGCCGCGCATCCTCAATGATCTGCGCGCGCGCATGTTCGCCAAGATCAACCGGATGGACGCGCGCGAACTCGCCAGTTCCGACACCGACGCCATCATCGCGGATTTCTCCAACGACCTCACCGTGGTGGAGAAGGCGGTGATCTGGGCGGTGCCCGGCCTGTTCTCCAAGGGGTTGATGCTGATCGGCTCGGTGGCGGTGGCGTTCACGCTCGACACCCAGCTCGCCATCGCCACGCTGGTGTCGCTAATGATCGCCTTCTGGCTGCCGCGCGGCTTCAGCAAGCGCGCGGTGCGCTACAATTACGAGCGCGGGGCGGAGGACGCCAGGGTCGCCCATGTGGTGAAGGAAACGCTGCTCATGCAGCGGGTAATCCGCATTTTCGGGCTGCGGGAATTGCAGGCGAAGCTGTTCACCACCCAGCTCGCCCGCCTGTTCAAGGCGAGCTATCACCAGTATTTCTCCTCGGGCCTCGTCGGCCGCATGACCAGCTTCGGCGTCAGCGCGGCGCAGTTGCTCGTCATCGGTCTCGGCGCCCTGCAATCCGTCGATGGCCAAGTGTCCTCGGGCACGATCGTCGCCTTCATCACCCTGCTGCTGACCATTGGCGGCGCCGCCGGCTTCATCGGCGCCCAGCTGCCGCTGCTCATCCAGGGCGTCGGCGGGCTGGAGCGGGTGCAGGCCCTGCTCGGCAAGCCGGACGCGGCCCCCGACCCGGAGCGGCCGGAGGATATTGGTGGCAAGGTGCGCTCGCTGACCTTCGACGAAGTGAGCTTCAGCTATGACGGTACCGCCGCGACGCTCGACAAGGTGTCGCTTTCCATCGACTGCCCGCGCCGGGTGATGGTGGTGGGTCCGTCCGGCTCCGGCAAATCGACGCTTTTGCGGCTGATCGAGAACCAGTTTTCGCCCCGCAGCGGTCATGTCCGGGTGAACGGGGTGGATATCCGGATGCTGGGGGAGGCGCAGCTGCGCTCCCTCATCTCGCTGGTGCCCCAGGAGACCATCCTGTTCCAGGGCTCGGTGCGCGAGAACATCCGCATGGGCAAGCTGGGTGCCAGCGATGCCGAGGTGGAGGCGGCGGCCAAGGCGGCCGACATTCACCCGATCATCATGGCGCTGCCCGATGGTTATGACACCGATGTCGGCGAGGGCGGCAGCAAGCTCTCGGGTGGGCAGCGCCAGCGCATCGCCATCGCCCGCGCCATTCTCCACGACCCGCAGATCATGCTGCTGGACGAAGCCACCTCGGCACTCGATCCGGCGAGCCGCGTCGCGGTGGAGGAGACGCTGCGCAAGGTCACCCAAGGGCGCACCGTTGTCGCCGTCACCCATGACCTCACCCAGTGCGAGCATGCCGATCTCGTCTATGTCGTCAAAGCCGGCCGGGTGGTGGAAAGCGGCACCCATGCGGCGCTGCTGGAAGCCGAGGGCGTCTATGCCGATCTCTGGGAGCGCAGCGTCATCGCCGGTGCGGAAGGCGTGGTGCCGCGCGAGCAGCTTCTGGAACGGCTGCGCAAGCGCCCACTGCTGCAAGGACTGGCGCCGGGCTTCCTCGAAAACTTGCTCGCCCGCATGAGCGTCGAGACGGTGGGGCCCGATACCGTGCTGATCGAGGACGGCCGGCCGGCCGACCGGCTGATCTTCATCACCCAGGGCGAAGCCCAGCAGAGCGTGCGCCTTCCCGACGGCACCTTCATGTCGGTGGAGGTACTGGAAGCCGGCGACGCGCTGGGCGAGAATACCGTGCTGGAACATGCGGAGGAGTTCACCCGTGTGGTGACGCGCAAGCCCTGCCATCTGCTGACCATCGACCGGGCGACGCTGCGCGGGCTGCTCGCGGCGCATCCCGACGTCGAGCAAAAGATCGTCTCGACCTTCGCCCCGCGCTATGAGGCGATGATGAAGCACTATGCCTGGCTGAAGCTGCAGGTACCCTCTCAATGA
- a CDS encoding AMP-binding protein, whose amino-acid sequence MSPVLPTGTVATRLAALAERPNTRWSITFLDSSGAVAERCGAAELAARAARVAGFLEQASAPGAPVLLVFQPCVDFLVAFLACQWSGRLAVPINPPRRHRLIQRLQAVAVDSGAALALTGGGVAEQSTLWQTDSAELAALRWQDVGDLDAQDIAPAPLREVDPSATCFIQYTSGSTALPKGVEVSHANLMADMARMEAAWGLSPASTMVTWLPAFHDLGLIFGLLQTLYSGCPVVQMAPNSFLQRPLLWLEAISRFGGTHTAAPSFAYDLCARRIPPEARAGLDLSSLVMAMNAAEPIDPQVMEDFIASFAPHGFRRETFAPAYGLAESTLAVTASPTGAAPRLFSLDAAALEQGRIVEAGASARTNLIPGCGRPLEDVRVAIVDPETKRRQPADRVGEIWLGGPTIARGYWRRPEESAATFGVRLKGEDDPTGYLRTGDLGAMIGDELCVTGRIKDLIILSGSNHYPQDIERVAQAAHPALRAGGGAAFGLIGEAGGEQVVLVQELERTQRRTDPAPLFSAISASVWQMLELQLSRIVLVEPGAVLRTSSGKIQRAANRQAWRARELPVIAEWRSARQEMLDAASDAAREAAHAPATALAVPALERWIRDWLAGRLGLPVSAVAVDRGLGELGLTSIDAVDLAGALGSHLGRALPQTLAFDHPTVNALVAHLTGQPQVMPAQASASIPAPPPGAGGDLEELLSMIEGGSLGEQ is encoded by the coding sequence ATGAGCCCCGTTCTCCCTACCGGCACTGTCGCCACCCGCCTCGCCGCGCTGGCGGAGAGGCCGAACACGCGCTGGTCCATCACCTTCCTCGACAGTTCCGGCGCGGTGGCCGAGCGCTGCGGCGCGGCTGAGCTGGCCGCGCGAGCCGCCCGCGTCGCCGGCTTCCTCGAACAGGCGAGCGCGCCGGGCGCACCGGTGCTGCTGGTGTTCCAGCCCTGCGTCGACTTTCTCGTCGCGTTTCTCGCCTGTCAGTGGTCGGGCCGCCTCGCCGTGCCGATCAACCCGCCGCGCCGGCACCGGCTGATCCAGCGCCTGCAGGCGGTGGCCGTCGACAGCGGCGCCGCTCTCGCCCTGACCGGCGGTGGTGTCGCCGAACAATCGACGCTCTGGCAGACCGACAGCGCGGAGCTGGCCGCCCTGCGCTGGCAGGATGTCGGCGATCTCGACGCGCAGGACATCGCTCCCGCGCCCCTGCGGGAGGTCGATCCTTCGGCCACCTGCTTCATCCAGTACACGTCGGGTTCCACCGCCCTGCCCAAGGGCGTGGAGGTGAGCCATGCCAATCTCATGGCCGACATGGCGCGGATGGAAGCGGCCTGGGGCCTCTCGCCGGCGAGCACGATGGTGACCTGGCTGCCGGCCTTTCACGATCTCGGGCTGATCTTCGGCCTGTTGCAGACGCTGTACTCCGGCTGCCCGGTGGTGCAGATGGCGCCGAACAGCTTCCTGCAGCGCCCGCTGCTGTGGCTGGAGGCGATCAGCCGCTTTGGCGGCACCCACACGGCGGCGCCGAGCTTCGCCTATGATCTGTGCGCCCGGCGTATTCCGCCCGAGGCGCGAGCGGGCCTCGACCTCTCCTCGCTCGTCATGGCGATGAACGCTGCCGAGCCGATCGACCCGCAGGTGATGGAAGATTTCATTGCCTCCTTCGCCCCGCACGGTTTTCGCCGCGAGACCTTCGCCCCGGCCTATGGTCTGGCGGAATCGACCCTGGCCGTCACCGCCAGCCCCACGGGCGCGGCACCTCGGCTGTTCTCGCTCGATGCCGCGGCGCTGGAACAGGGCCGCATCGTCGAGGCTGGCGCATCGGCCCGCACAAACCTCATCCCAGGCTGTGGCAGGCCGCTGGAAGATGTGCGCGTCGCCATCGTCGATCCCGAGACAAAGCGCCGCCAGCCGGCGGACCGCGTCGGTGAAATATGGCTCGGCGGGCCGACCATCGCGCGCGGCTATTGGCGCCGGCCGGAGGAAAGCGCCGCCACCTTCGGCGTGCGCCTCAAGGGCGAGGACGACCCGACGGGCTATCTGCGCACCGGCGATCTCGGGGCGATGATCGGCGACGAGCTTTGCGTCACCGGCCGCATCAAGGATCTCATCATCCTTTCCGGCTCCAACCACTACCCGCAGGATATTGAGCGCGTGGCGCAGGCGGCACATCCGGCGCTGCGCGCGGGCGGCGGCGCGGCGTTCGGCCTCATCGGCGAGGCCGGTGGCGAACAGGTGGTGCTGGTGCAGGAGCTGGAGCGCACGCAGCGGCGCACCGATCCGGCGCCGCTGTTCAGTGCCATCAGCGCTTCGGTGTGGCAGATGCTGGAGCTTCAGCTCTCGCGCATCGTGCTGGTCGAACCCGGTGCGGTGCTGCGCACCTCCAGCGGCAAGATCCAGCGGGCTGCCAACCGTCAGGCCTGGCGCGCGCGCGAACTGCCGGTTATCGCGGAGTGGCGCAGCGCGCGGCAGGAGATGCTGGATGCCGCATCGGACGCGGCGCGGGAGGCGGCGCACGCGCCGGCGACGGCCCTTGCCGTGCCGGCACTGGAGCGCTGGATTCGCGACTGGCTGGCGGGCCGGCTCGGCCTGCCGGTCTCCGCCGTCGCGGTGGATCGCGGGCTTGGCGAGCTCGGCCTTACCTCGATCGACGCGGTTGATCTCGCTGGCGCCCTTGGCAGCCATCTCGGCCGTGCCCTGCCGCAAACGCTGGCCTTCGACCATCCGACCGTCAACGCGCTCGTGGCGCATCTGACGGGACAACCTCAGGTAATGCCGGCGCAAGCCTCAGCGTCGATACCGGCTCCGCCGCCCGGCGCGGGCGGCGACCTCGAAGAACTTCTGTCGATGATTGAGGGAGGCAGCCTTGGCGAGCAGTGA